The nucleotide window TGCAAATGCTTGTTACAAATACCGAGTATGATGAATACGTAGGAAAATTAGGAACGGGAAGAATTTATAACGGAAAAATAAAGAAAAATCAGGAAGTTATATTGATAAAAAGGGATGGAGAACTTGTAAACAGTAAAGTTTCAAGAATTTACGGTTATGACGGACTGAAAAAAATAGAAATGGATGAAGCTGTCGCAGGGGATATAATTACTATTGCAGGGATTGATAAAATAGATATAGGAGAAACGGTTACAGACAAGGAAAATCCGAGAGCATTGCCTTTGATTGATATAGATGAGCCTACATTGGCAATGACGTTTTTAGTAAATGATTCTCCTTTTGCGGGAAAAGACGGGAAATACGTAACTTCTAGAAATCTTTTGGAAAGATTGACTAAGGAAGTAAATCATAACGTGAGTATGAGGCTTGAAATGACCGACTCTCCCGATGCTTTTATAGTAAAAGGAAGAGGGGAACTTCAATTATCCATTTTGCTCGAAAATATGAGAAGAGAAGGCTATGAAGTGGCAGTGTCCAAGCCTGAAGTTATTTATAAAGAAGAGAACGGTATAAAAATGGAGCCTGTGGAACTTGCTATAATTGATGTTGCCGATGAATTTGTAGGAGTAGTTATTGAAAAACTGGGATTGAGAAAAGGTGAAATGATAAATATGGCTCAGGGAAGTGACGGATACACAAGACTTGAGTTTAAAGTGCCTTCGAGAGGGCTTATAGGATTCAGTAATGAATTTTTGACAGAAACTAGAGGAACAGGAATTTTAAACCATTCATTTTATGAATACGAACCTTATAAAGGAGATGTTACAGGAAGAAGAAAAGGTGTGCTGATAGCACTTGAACCGGGAACAAGTATCGGATATTCTTTGAATAATCTGCAGCCGAGAGGAATACTGTTTATAGGTCCGGGAGTTGAAGTATACGAAGGAATGATAGTCGGAGAACATTCCAGAGAAAATGATTTGATAGTAAATGTATGTAAAGGTAAAAAACTTACGAATATGAGGGCTGCGGGAAGTGATGATGCCTTGAAACTTGCACCGCCGAAAGAGTTTACGCTGGAATTGGCTTTGGAATATATTGCCGATGATGAACTTGTGGAGATTACTCCTAATAATATAAGATTGAGAAAAAAATATTTGAACGGAAATGAGAGAAAGAAATACGAAAATTCTAAAAATTCATAATAAACGGGGAAAGTTATGAAAGATGAAAAACTTGCAGAACTGGAAAGAAAATTGAGAAGTGAATTATCTGAAGAGGAATTGAAGTTTATAGATAAATACAGATTGGAGCTGAATTCCCGAAGACGTTGGATATGCAAGAAAAATCAGACGCCTGAGCGGGTGTATTTTTCACATAAATTTGTTTTAAATAACGGTATGCTGGAAATAATATCGAGAAAATATCAACTTTGTTTTGCCAAATTGAAATATTTCAGAAAAAATCTTGACAAATACGATTTTCTTAAATACGATCCTGAAAAGGGTTTTTGCAAAACCGAATTATGGGATGCGGAGTTTTTTCGGCATATAAAATCTGAAAGAATAATTGATTTGCGATATTTGCAACAAATAAGAAATGTTGAGGTTTTTAATAAACTTTTGGAATGCTTGGAGAGTTTTTCGGAAAAAGATGTTTGATTTATTTTATAAAATTGAAATTATATTATTATTTGTATTTTGATAGTGAAATCGAAGACATTTAATTAAAAAAAGACTGTAAAAATAGAAAAATTCTGTTTTGGAACAGTCTTTTTTAGTAAAGTAAAAATTACTGATAGTTTTTTAATTTGAGATGACTACAGTGATAATAACGGTACATTTTTCAATCGACATTAATATATGCATATGCTATAATACATTAAAAAATATTTGAAAATAGGGATATTTTATATGAATAAATTAGACGAATTACACGAAAAGTTGCCTGTAATATTATTTGAAACAAGAGATGAATTGCATGACTGGTTATTGGAAAATGAAAATAGAATGAGACCGTCAGGATATATTGAACTTGGATTAAAAAATCCGAAGAATTTGTAGATGTAAATTATGTAACGGAGGGTAAAGTCATGAACTGTCAAAAACGAATTCTTTTAACAGGGATGTCCGGTGTTGGAAAAACAACAATCCTGTCGATGTTGCAGGATGAAAATACAATTTGCATTGATTTGGATGAGACTGATTATATCGAGGTAGATATTGAAACGAAGGAGAGATTAATCTCTATAGATAAGTTGCTGTCATATATAAATTCTATTTCGGATAAAAATCTGATTCTTGCGGTATGCGAGGCTAATCAGGGTCAAATTTATCCTTTGATGAGTGCGGTCATTGTTTTAACGGCTTCGTTAGAAGTAATGAAGGAAAGAATTAATAAAAGACAAAATAATAATTATGGAAAAGATAAGGAAGAATGGGAGCAGATAGTGCGTAACAAACAGGAAATTGAGCCGTTACTTATTCGTGGAGCTGATTATATAATTCAGACAGATGGAGAAATACATGAAGTTTTTAATAAAGTAAAGCTAATTATTGATGAAGTATAATCGGTAACATGCAGCTATTGGAATATTTTATGATAATATGTTTAATCAATTTAGTTTGTCTTGCACTTTAATGAAATTTTTTAGAGATTATATAGCAAATAAAGGCGAATAAGTTAGAAGAAAAACTTAAAATATGATATAATATATAAATAAAGGGAAAAGGGTGGGGATAATATGAAAGGAATGGAAGGTGATCTAATGGCAAAAAATATAGCTGCATTTTTTGATATAGACGGTACAATTCATAGAAATTCATTGCTTATAGAGCATTTTAAAATGCTTGTAAAATATGAGTATATAGATATAATGTCATGGGAAGGTAAAGTAAAGGAAAAATTTTCCAAATGGGAGACAAGGACCGGAGATTATGACGATTATTTGGAAGAATTAGTGGAAACTTATGTCGAAGCATTGAAAAATTTCAAAAAAGAGGATATGGATTTTATTGCGAAGAGAGTTATAGATCTAAGAGGAAACAGAGTGTATAAATACACGAGAGAAAGACTGGAATATCACATAAACAAAGGTCATAAAGTAATTATAATTTCAGGAAGTCCTGATTTTCTTGTGGCAAAAATGGCTGAAAGATACGGAGTCAAAGATTACAGAGGCTCAGAATACCTTGTTAACGATAAAGGTATATTTACAGGGGAAGTAATACCTATGTGGGATGCTAAAAGTAAAAAGAAAGCCATAGCAGATTTTTGCGGGAAATATGATATTGATTTGGGAAAATCGTATGCTTACGGAGATACTACGGGAGATTTAACGATGTTCAAAAAAGCAGGAAATGCTGTTGCTATAAATCCTGCTAAAAGGTTATTGGAGAGGCTGAAAAAAGATAAGGAATTAAAAGAGAAAGTAACAATTATAGTCGAAAGAAAAGATGTAATATATAAACTGAAACCTAATGTGGAAATAATATAAAATAATGAAGAGGTGAAATATGCTGTCAAATACTTTCAGTGGGATAAAACTCGAATTTGAGGGGCTGTATTACGGGGGAAATTACGATATAGAAATTTTTTCTGACGGAAGATTTTATTATTCGTATATTGAAAATGATGCTGTGGAAATAAAAAAAGGTTCTTTTCAGATAACTCAGAAAGAAGTAATGATTTTTGAAGAAATGATGGATTATTTCGAGTTTCTTAAAAATCAGAGAAATTATATGATAAATGAATATCAGTTCGGGAACGGAATACTTGTTATACAGAAAAAAAACGGTCGAGAAGAAAAAATAAGACTGGGAAAAGAAATGATGTTTGAATATTCTAAAATACTTATTGATAAGTACATTCCAAAATCCAAACGTATTTTTTTGCTGGATACATATTTGTCGGGAACAAAATATATAAGAAATTTCGGGTTGAAAATAAAAGATGCACACATACTGGATCTTTACAGAGAATTTAACGGGGTGTCGTTAAATGCGGTAGCTGCTTTTAATGCAAATAAGGAAAAAGTCGGATATGTTCCGAAAGAGCAGAATGAAATTATCGCAAGATTGATAGACGCAGGGAAAAAGATAGTTGCTATTCCTATTCCTTTTGACGATGAAGTGGCTTTGAAAATATATATGTCGGATTAAATATGGTAGGATTCGGAATAGATTTTTAAATTTAAAATAAAAGTTGCAAAATACTTAAAAATATGATATTATAAATTTAAGAACAGAATATTTGACAGAAAGAGTGGGTTGTCCCACTCTTTACTTTTAGGTAATACTCAGTGAAAAGAGTGGTTTTGAAACAGGAAATTGTATATGAGGTGATAATTTTGGAAGAAATTTTAAGTAAATTTGAAAAGGAAATTCAGGACAGTTTAGACAGTCTTGATTTGGAACTTTCAGATTTGGAATATATTCAGGAAGGGGGATATAATTATTTAAGGGTATATGTCGAAAAAAAAGACGGAACTACAAGTTTGGATGATTGTATTGAATTAAGCAGTAAAATAGACGGTTTAGCTGATAATTTAATAAATGAAAAATTTTATTTGGAAGTTTCTACACCCGGAGTCGAGAGAAAGTTGAAAAAAGAAAAAGATTTTATAAGATTTTCGGGAGAAAAAATAAAACTTCATTCAAAAAGTCAGATTGAAGGAAAAAAGACCTTTGAGGGAAAACTTGAGAAATTTGAAAATGATACAATTTTTCTGAGTGATGAGAATATC belongs to Pseudoleptotrichia goodfellowii and includes:
- a CDS encoding ribosome maturation factor RimP, which encodes MEEILSKFEKEIQDSLDSLDLELSDLEYIQEGGYNYLRVYVEKKDGTTSLDDCIELSSKIDGLADNLINEKFYLEVSTPGVERKLKKEKDFIRFSGEKIKLHSKSQIEGKKTFEGKLEKFENDTIFLSDENIGKTVEIPLSKLKKANLIYELPNDTLEKEEE
- a CDS encoding HAD family hydrolase, which encodes MKGMEGDLMAKNIAAFFDIDGTIHRNSLLIEHFKMLVKYEYIDIMSWEGKVKEKFSKWETRTGDYDDYLEELVETYVEALKNFKKEDMDFIAKRVIDLRGNRVYKYTRERLEYHINKGHKVIIISGSPDFLVAKMAERYGVKDYRGSEYLVNDKGIFTGEVIPMWDAKSKKKAIADFCGKYDIDLGKSYAYGDTTGDLTMFKKAGNAVAINPAKRLLERLKKDKELKEKVTIIVERKDVIYKLKPNVEII
- the typA gene encoding translational GTPase TypA, producing the protein MSIKIKNIAIIAHVDHGKTTLVDALLKQSGTFGEHEKVDERVMDSNDLEKERGITIFSKNASIHYEGYKINIVDTPGHADFGGEVQRILKMVDSVLLLVDAFEGVMPQTKYVLKQALEHGLRPIVVINKIDRSNSDPDGVVDSVFDLFVDLGANDLQLDFPVVYASAKNGFAKINIEDEDKDMKPLYDMILKHVEDPDGDENEPLQMLVTNTEYDEYVGKLGTGRIYNGKIKKNQEVILIKRDGELVNSKVSRIYGYDGLKKIEMDEAVAGDIITIAGIDKIDIGETVTDKENPRALPLIDIDEPTLAMTFLVNDSPFAGKDGKYVTSRNLLERLTKEVNHNVSMRLEMTDSPDAFIVKGRGELQLSILLENMRREGYEVAVSKPEVIYKEENGIKMEPVELAIIDVADEFVGVVIEKLGLRKGEMINMAQGSDGYTRLEFKVPSRGLIGFSNEFLTETRGTGILNHSFYEYEPYKGDVTGRRKGVLIALEPGTSIGYSLNNLQPRGILFIGPGVEVYEGMIVGEHSRENDLIVNVCKGKKLTNMRAAGSDDALKLAPPKEFTLELALEYIADDELVEITPNNIRLRKKYLNGNERKKYENSKNS
- a CDS encoding AAA family ATPase, producing the protein MNCQKRILLTGMSGVGKTTILSMLQDENTICIDLDETDYIEVDIETKERLISIDKLLSYINSISDKNLILAVCEANQGQIYPLMSAVIVLTASLEVMKERINKRQNNNYGKDKEEWEQIVRNKQEIEPLLIRGADYIIQTDGEIHEVFNKVKLIIDEV
- a CDS encoding HIRAN domain-containing protein, coding for MLSNTFSGIKLEFEGLYYGGNYDIEIFSDGRFYYSYIENDAVEIKKGSFQITQKEVMIFEEMMDYFEFLKNQRNYMINEYQFGNGILVIQKKNGREEKIRLGKEMMFEYSKILIDKYIPKSKRIFLLDTYLSGTKYIRNFGLKIKDAHILDLYREFNGVSLNAVAAFNANKEKVGYVPKEQNEIIARLIDAGKKIVAIPIPFDDEVALKIYMSD